CTGTATTCCTTGTTGCATGTGGTCACTCaagttttttctttgctcttatcCGTGCAGCCAGCCTGTGACCTGTCAGATTTCCTTAACAGTCTGAATCAGTGTATATACACTTGTACAGATGTAGGTATAGGTGTCTTAAATCTTGTGATAGATGCCACCCTGGTAACCACTCTAGCTGAGGGGGCCCAAAAAAGGTGAGCGGGTTTGCCAGACTGGCCAAAATGCACAACTGCACATTTTTGGAGGACAAGGTCCTTCCTCCACCTGCCACCCCTTGTATGAGCCAGCTGCTGTGGGAACACAGGCCACCTTCCTGCAGGCTGCCTGTGGCAGGGCTGTGGAATGGGGATTTATGCACACTGATCTCTTCTGAGCTTCCTTCAGCAGCCTCCCTTCATCCAGCACTCTCTTGGTTGCCGTGAGTGTCTGATCTGCTTCCAGAGTCCTGAAATcgtgattttgattatttttccagCTTCCTGGTTGTATTGGTGGAGGGACCAACCCGTGGAGCTTCTGACTGCACCATTTTCCATAACCTCCCTTTGTGGCATTTATTTTTGTaggactgatttttttaattatttttttgagaaaaagtctccctgcgtcacccaggctggagtgcagtggcacaatctcagctcactggaacctccacctcccagttcaagcaattcccctgcctcagccttcctagtagctgggattacaggcgcacatcaccacgcctagctaacttttttgtatttttagtagagacagggtttcactatgctggccagactggtcttcaactcctgacctcaggcgatctgcccactttggcttctccaagtgctgggattactggtgtgagccatcgAGCCTGGCCTGTAGAActgattttaaatgtcttttttttttttttttgatacggagtttcgctcttgttacccaggctggagtgcaatggcacgatctcggctcaccgcaacctctacctcctgggttcaggcaattctcctgtctcagcctcctgagtagctgggattacaggcacgcaccaccatgcccagctaattttttgtatttttagtagagtcgggtttcaccatgttgaccaggatggtctcgatctcttgacctcgttatccacccgcctcggcctcccaaagtgcagggattacaggcttgagccaccgcacccggcgattTTAAATGTCTTATACTCCGTCATCTAGAGTTTCACAACAGATAACTTGAACtttatgaagaaaacataggtTATTTGACAAATAGTGTTATAGAAGTGGCTCGCCTTTATGAAGGAAAAAGGTCTGGGTCCCAACCTTACTCTTCATGCCAAGATAAACTCCATGTATTAAAGgtcttattttagttttttttatggTACCAGGATAACAacctgaataattatttttattttcaaaaataattttgggcCAGATGTaatggcttacacttgtaatcccagcactttgggaggccaaggcaggaggattgcttgagcccaggactttaagaccagcctgggcaacacagtaagacacatctcttaaaataataatattattattttggagttgTGAATCCCCTCCTGTATCTGACACAAACCCTTGgcaaaaaaatctataaaatcagctaactgaaaaaaaaaaatcacaacatagGATAAAGTTAACTTTCTGAATTTACAAAAAGCCCTACAGATCAATAAGATTAGTTGCCCAATTTATTTGAATCAAGGATGTGActgattttataaagaaaaaaccaCAAATGACCAGTAAACATAAGTAAAGAGTGCCAGCCTCATtcataatttagaaaatgcaGATCAGAACGGGAATGCATCATGTCACTTAGGAGATATgcagactttatttttcttgtttaaatgaTAGCCAGTCTTGGTAAGAGTGCTAAATAGACACTGTCATTGATTGTTGGTGAGAGTGTGACTTGGTGTAGGCTTTCTGGCAAGTAATTTGGTAATACGtatcagaaatttttttaaaaaattagctaggcatagtgccATGCCTATTgtcgcagctactcaagaggttgaggcaggaggattgcttgatgacccaagagttcaaggctatgTCAAATGCACAGCtcttcaacccagcaattccactggtAGAAATTAAGCTATAGGTACTTCCAAAGGTATGCAAGGTAGTTACGTAAAAATATCTATTGTAGCATTGCTTGTGATTTCAAAACCCCTGCCAAATGAAATTCTGTAAGAGGAGAACTGCTTAAATTACGATACATCCATATAATAGAAAGCTATGTGGTCATTAAACAGAATGAGTTAGCTCTTTTTGTGCTAATGTGGGAAGATCTCCAAGATATATTAAGTGACAAAAGCTAAGTGTAGAATAAAATGTAGGTAATGAACCCAGTTGAGTAGGGATTTTTAAGGGATGTATATGATTTATTCTGATATATGCACAGAGaagtttctagaaataaaaacaggagTTTAATGGTGATTTCCTTTGGGGGAGACTAGGAATAAATgatagagagattttttttttacacctttctataaatttttttacatgtgcatgtgttatCCCACACCCCCTTTTTCAAATagctaaaaacaaaattctacagTGGTGAGATCTAGCAGAGAATCTGTTCACCCAGATGTAGTTTTCAGAATTTACATACTTTTAGTCTACTCATTTATATAGtcaacttttctttttgaaattacgAATACCTAAATAGTTTTTTTCATgatctaattttgttttaaattactatGAAATGTTTTAAGATACATAAAACTATAATACTTCACTCTAAAAACACTGCCTTTTAAGATTATTAATGACTAATCTGGCATTTTGGGCATCTTAGAGGAGGCAGAGTGATGTGATAAGAAATACAGCataatgccgggcgcggtggctcaagcctgtaatcccagcactttgggaggccgagtcgggtggatcacgaggtcgagagatcgagaccatcctggtcaacatggtgaaaccccgtctctactaaaaatacaaaaaattagctgggcatggtggcacatgcctgtaatcccagctactcgggaggctgaggcaggagaattgcctgaacccaggaggcggaggttgcggtgagccgagattgcaccattgcactccagcctgggtaacaagagcgaaactccgtctcaaaaaaaaaaaaaaaaaaaaaaagaaagaaatacagcatAGAGACTTTGGAGTCATACAGACCTGAATTTACATTTCAACTTAACACAAACTAGCTTTtaaccttgggaaagttacttaaaatAGCTGAACTTCAGATTATCAAGCCCTGCATTTGCAGAGTAATTATAAAGATTAAGTAAAAACAGATATGCAGTCCCTAGCATGTCGTAATTACTTAAGAAACCTTCATTACTTCTCTTGTCATCTCTCCCTATCCCTCAAAGATGACTTTCAGTCTTTGTCTGCGTTGTCTGGCTCTTTTGTATCACACCTAGGAAacttggggctgggcgcggtggctcatgcctgtcattccagcactttgggaggccaggcgggcagatcgtttgagttcaggaatttaagaccagcctagacaacatggcgaaactccatctctgcaaaaaatacaaaaattagccaggtggtggtcatgcctgaagtcccagctactcaggaggctgagatgggaggatgacctgaacctgggagtttgagactgcagtgagctgtgatcacgccactgcactccagcctgggtgacgagtgacagggcctgggtgacaaatgaaaccctgtctcaaaaataaaattaaaaaaatgaaagaaaacttggTAATTTAGCAATGTTTGGATATAGGATCAGAGCAAGGTGACACAGCAGTGATAAATcgttttggtgttttgtttgtttgtttgttttttgttttaattacagaATTGTGGGGAATTTTGGAGTATAGTCAGGATCTCTAGCACAGCTCATCTTGTGTGCCATTGTTAGGAATCGTTTCTAATGCTTGATTTACCCCACAGAATATATTTACAGTAGCAACACAGGCAATGCCTTATTCTTTGTTATAACTTTGTCTTCTGATTGACTCTGTTTGGTAGCAGGGACATACTATCCTCTTTGGTCTATAATGCTTTAGACAGTTTGGAAATCATGAGATAAGAATACCTCACCTTACAGTTTCATTCGGTTTCCTATCCTCAGAAGCTCTTAAACGGCTAAAATTCTGGCAGCGGCTAGAGAAACTGGCATTGCTCAGGGCCTGAGTAACTGTGCCCATCTGGTACTGAAAGACCAAAGGTGCAATTGTCCTGTCCTTCCCGCTCCAGCCCCCAGGTCCCTCATTCCCTGACAATACTATAGCCTAATGGTCTTCTTCTAATTCCTTGAAATTGCCAAATTCATTCCTGCCTCCGAGCCTTTGCATACACTTTTCCTTGTTCCCACCATTCTGTTCTCCCTCCCTTACCACAGCCTGTCAAATATCAGTTAAATCTGAGGCTTAGGGcggggcccggtggctcatgcctctagtcccagcactttgggaggccgaggcaggtggatcacaaggtcaggagatcacgaacattctggccaacatggtataacccggtctctgctaaaaatacaaaaattagctaagtgtggtggcgcatgcctgtaatcccagccactagggaggctgaggcaggagaatggcttaaaccagGGAGTTAGAGGTcgcgtgagccgagatcgcaccactgcactccagcctggcaacagagcaagactccgtctcaaaaaaaaaaaaaaaaatctgaggcttaaaaattctatcattttgagctgggcacagtggtgtatGTGCAGTCTcggctacacaggaggctgaggtgagaggatcacttgagcccaggacttcgagaCTACAGtggctatgatcatgccactatgtTGTAGCCTGagtaaaagagtgagaccctcatctctttttgaaaaaaaaaaaaaaaaaaaaaaaaaacctgccaggagcaatggctcatggCCTGGAATCCCATCaatttaggaggttgaggtgggtagataatttgtagctaggagttcaagatgaacctgggcaacaaagcaagacccctgtctgtaccaaaaaaaaaaaaaaaattttttttaaaaactggatggGCATGtacatatagtcccagctactcaggaggctgaggcaggatgattgcttgatcacccaagagttcaaggctgcagtgaactatgattgtgccactgcactccagcctgggcaacaaagcaaaacccatctcattttaaaaaaaaagttctattgtTTGGGTGGGTGTCATGTTTGTTTTAACTATAGATATTTACAGTACTTGGTTTTACTTAGGAGATTTTTATAGCTTACAAATCCTGTCACTGAGGATTCAGTTCTCTTCaccacagacacagagacaaaaTCAGGAGTTCCACAAGGAGCAGTGGTGAGTCCTGCTGTTGGCAAACTCACACCTACAAGCCTTACTCTAGGGATTGAATTCTTCACCCAGTAGGGCCCAGAGGCTAGGGGAGTTTGTGGAACTTGGAATTTGTCTTAATGATGGAGCAGGGAATGAAATCAGTTTCTCTTTGGACTGGAATtagtactaatttttctttctcttacagcACCGAACAAGATTTGTGATGAAATGGAGCCTGGAACAAACTCTTTTCGGGTAGAATTTCCtgatttttccagcaccattctACAGAAACTGAACCAGCAGCGCCAGCAAGGACAATTATGTGACGTCTCCATTGTTGTCCAAGGCCACATTTTCCGGGCACACAAAGCTGTTCTTGCTGCTAGTTCACCCTACTTTTGTGACCAGGTACTCCTGAAAAacagcaggagaattgttttgCCTGATGTGATGAACCCAAGAGTATTTGAGAACATTCTCCTATCTAGTTATACAGGGCGTCTAGTAATGCCCGCTCCAGAAATTGTAAGTTACCTGACAGCGGCAAGCTTCCTCCAGATGTGGCATGTGGTAGATAAATGCACTGAAGTTTTAGAGGGAAACCCtacagtcctttgtcagaagctAAATCATGGCAGTGACCACCAGTCACCAAGCAGCAGTAGTTATAATGGCCTGGTAGAGAGCTTTGAGTTGGGGTCTGGGGGTCATACTGATTTTCCCAAAGCCCAAGAACTGAGGGATGGTGAGAATGAAGAGGAGAGCACCAAAGATGAgctgtcatctcagctcactgagcacgaatacctgcccagcaactcgtCCACAGAGCATGACCGACTGAGCACAGAAATGGCGAGccaggatggggaggagggtgcCAGCGACAGCGCCGAGTTCCACTATACCCGGCCCATGTACAGCAAGCCCAGCATCATGGCCCACAAACGCTGGATCCACGTGAAGCCCGAGCGCTTAGAACAGGCTTGCGAGGGCATGGATGTGCACGCAGCCTACGACGAGCACCAGGTCACAGAGTCCATCAACTCTGTGCAGACAGAGCACACAGTCCAGCCTTCCGGAGTGGAGGAGGACTTTCACATcggggaaaaaaaagtagaagccGAGTTTGATGAACAGGCTGACGAAAGCAATTATGATGAGCAGGTGGATTTCTATGGCTCTTCCATGGAAGAGTTTTCTGGAGAGAGGTCAGATGGGAATCTAATTGGGCACAGACAGGAGGCTGCCCTCACAGCAGGCTACAGTGAGAATATTGAAATGGTAACAGGGATTAAAGAAGAAGCTTCCCACTTAGGATTCTCAGCCACCGACAAGCTGTATCCTTGTCAGTGTGGGAAAAGTTTCACTCACAAGAGTCAGCGAGATCGACACATGAGCATGCACCTTGGTCTTCGGCCTTATGGCTGTGGTGTCTGCGGTAAGAAATTCAAAATGAAGCACCATCTCGTGGGCCACATGAAAATTCACACAGGCATAAAGCCGTATGAGTGTAATATCTGTGCAAAGAGGTTTATGTGGAGGGACAGTTTCCATCGGCATGTGACTTCTTGTACCAAGTCCTATGAAGCTGCAAAGGCTGAGCAGAATACAACTGAGGCTAACTAAAAATAGGATCTGGCCCTTGAGTGGCATGCACAAAAATAAACTATGGTAATTAATGCAAATCTGGGCACAGATGATGCGTGCTACTTGCTATTATGagagaagcttaaaaaaaaaggaagatatttcTGAAAGACCAGCTCTAAGTAggccaattaaaaaaatctaattcctGAAATTTGTGTGTTCCAGTCCTGGCCTGGAATGGGTAATGGGGTGAGTTAACCCACTGCCCAGCTGGCAAGGTAAACCTTCCGACCAGTTGTGATTGAGAGAGGTGGACGGAGTCACCTGCTCTTGGAACTGGACTCCACCCAACCAGTTCCGTTTCGGGTGGCAACAGCTCTGGATCACTCACTGTTACAAGGTCGTGCTGAAATTTATTTTGCTCTTGCTATAGATACTTAGataatatagttttgatttggtAGCTGTTTCACTGAAGGAAATGCTACTTATGTAAAAGCTACAAATCATGGGATTCCTAGGATGAGAAATTGGTTAACAGAGCTCTCTTTCTGGTGTATTCTTTCTAAAGGATATTTTAACTAAAACTATGGAGATGCTAAGAGAGTGACTTTCTGAATATGAAACAGATAACTTACGGTACAAGTTTCAGTTTCTATAAGATGCCACTACTGTCACAAGGTGTTTCAGACTCTTGATAAggcagtgttttgtattttagtactaACATAGAGTTTGAACAGTTGTATCTAATTGTAATTCTCTAGGATGCCAGAGAGAGATATTTCTCATTGGTTTGCTTTCCCAAATCCTGTTTACTTAATTGTAGCCTCCATGCAGTGGGGTCTACTCTGTGGCTGGTAGACGCCGAGCTGCTGTGACTCTGATCACGGTACCACGGGCCACTGCAGCCCCTGCTCTGTCTTAGATTATGGTGCTTTACAAAGAGGGCAGTTAGCGACCATGCTTATTGGGAAGGAGCCACAAGTTGTGGCTAAGAGTTCCCTGTGGACTTTAGTAGTTCGTAGAGTGTAAGGCGACACTCCACCAATCAGTGAGAGAGCAGCTAGGATTCTATGAGTGGTTATACCTAAGGGGGAAAAGCTCCCCAAGAAGAACCTTGAAAATACATTCTTTCAAGTTGAGGGAGATACTCTTTAGAGGGGTACACTGAGCTAATACTGCCAGTTCTTTCTGAGTGCTGGAATGTGGTTTTGAAAGGAGTCCTAAGTTTAGCAAAGTCGTCTACAGATTCATGCTCCCAAATTATAGATAAAGCTGCTTAAATTTTCAAGTCCACAAAGCTatgcctaccaaaaaaaaaaaaaagaaaagaaaagcagctaTTCTGAGACCTTTTCTGCCCATCAGTTAGATGGTTTAGGTCAAAAAGAAAGGCATATTACACATGCTTTTAAGCTGTGTAATCCACCTGAGGTTATTACCAGGGCAGGACAGGGTGCCACTACTATGTCATCTTTTCCATAAATGTACTGGCTTATTTACTTCtaaacagaaactttttttccttaaaataaaaataatttttcttggatTTGgggtgaaattttattttaatttggctTTGCTGTAATGTAATAGACATTGCTGGCAATAGCCACTGATTCTCAAGCTCCTAACACCAAGGTGTTTACTTGTTGAACATTGtctggaaagaggaaagaaaatacttaTTTACCAGTTAACTCTTGTAAGCAAGATTACAAACAGGGATTTATTCACAACACTGTATCATTCTCGATATATAAAAAGCACTttgtatttaaaactttattataaatatatatatatatagtttttttttttaaacctagaaaCTAGATATTACCTCTTGGTTGTTTGCCACATGAATAGCTTCTCTTAGTATTGAAACGTTACCGGTTAGCAGTCCTTTCTCTGTACCTGACACACGTATACAGAGGTGACTGTACAATCAACCCTgatgtctccttttctttttctcatggtAGAGGCCAGTGGGTTTTTAGGTATGATCCTAGCCATTATATTTGAGGAGAAATTGTTTTATTACTCCTACTAATTTCAGTACTAAGGTGGTGATGCCATTTTGTTCTGCCAAAAACTGATCACCCTCTCCCATGGTATTAGCAGAACATTTCTGCCGGTTTGGAAGGTTTGGTGCGCTGTTTCTCATTAAAGACTATTCCTATGAGCATTAGGACACTGGGAGAAGAGTCTGTGAGGTAAAAACATAGATATTCTGGGAGAGTCGTggtccttcagttctgctgaaATCAGCATTGTGCCCTTGTCACGAGGAAGAGTTTTTGTTCAGCCAAGAATGGTGGCCAGCCCTTGGGTGGTAGTTTTGGAAGCAGTTAGTTGTGCCAAGACTTACTAATATGTTGTGAAGAGTGTCTTCTTGAAAGCCTTATGTGTCCATCAGCTACTAAATGTAGAACTGAAATAAGTTTTTCACATCTGTTCTCTTTAAGTTTTCTGTGTTATTTGAGGTTTTGGTAGAAATTGGGATCATTTATCAGGCAACCAGACCCTGTGAGGTGGTAAGTATCTGAAATGCTGGCCATGTTcagagaggcaggagaaggggATTGCTTTAGTTTGAATATTAAAAGTGAATTTTTGTAAACTCTgggttttacctttttttcctcccCACCTTGGGTTGGAGGAATAGTCTCTTCCTTTCACCTCAATACAGCTTTAGAAACCTTTATCCTTCCTAATGAGTTTGGATCGTTGTGGGTAGCATTGTTCAAATAGTCTTTCAGGGATCACGTCAATGGCCTACAACCAAGGTATTTGTCCTCTACTGTGAGTCTTAACTGTGGTTTTTCTTCAATCCCTGTGGGAAAGGGCTCCAGGGCACCACCAGTGGTATTTAATATTCATACTTATACCGGCCAgacccggtggctcacacctgtaatcccaacactttgggaggccgaggcggttagACCACAaagtcagaagttgaagaccagcctggccaagatgatgacactccgtctctactaaaaatacaaaaattagccaggcagggtggtgggctcctgtaatcccagttacttgggaggctgaggcagataattgcttgaacccgggaggcagaggttgcagtaagcctatatcgctccagtgcactccaacctgggtgacagtgcgagactctgtctcaaaaaaaaaaaaaaaaaaagtttatacttACACCATGTTTTTACCTTTAGATACACACATGACAGTAATCCACATGGTGAAGTGTTTGTCACCATTAACTAAGGAAGGACTGCGATAACTTTCCCTGTAGGGCTGTGGGGTGCCTGCAGGCGCTCCAGGGCCCCAGTCTGTTGATTCTGATTTCTAGGTCTCATCTTCCTCTGGTCCCTTTTGGCCATTACTTTAAAAGCTTGCCCAAAAGGATCCCCTCAATTCTATTGGGCAATTGCTGAACTAACCTGACCCTAAGGCTGGCTTCTAACCACCAGGGAAAGCCACTTAGCCTTTGGGGCTCCCTCCTTGAGAGGCTCACACATTCCCAAGCTGCTGTGGAAGTGAAGTTGAGGCATAGCAGAAGCTTCAAAGACGTGCTTTCCCTGGGGAAGGGGATGTGCTGCGGCCTCTGGGTGGGTGAAGAGAGGGCGCCATCACGACAAGTCCAGGTTTTTGCTTTTGGAAGGTCTGCGATAATTTAGGGTTGCTGGAAACCAGCCACGTTATCCCCGATCCCTTCCATGCCACCAATTTTGTGATTTAGGTTGCTTTAGTGGGAGACTTAACTTTGTTCAGTGAAACCAGGGTTTGTTTCgggtttttttctttgctacttACATATTTAAAGGTACAAGTTTCTTATTTCAAATCTCTACTGATATAGTGCCCTATGGGAAGATGCTGGAACACATTTTGCAAatgtgacttatttttttttgcttgaagCCTGTGTCATGTTAGTTgctgctgccttctttccttttatgAGGTTCCCAATGTTTCGTCCAGAAAAGTACTTTATTTATGCAAGTCAGGTGACTCTTAGGCCACAAAACCATTTGATGATAAACAGATTATCATTAGGTGCATATCTTATTGATATTTTGTGAAATGTTATGCCTATGTTGCAAAAGTTGAATAGTTTTGTCTTTATATATTGCTGTCTTCAGTGCACAGCATGGTTTTACTTAATTGAAtgttaatgtttaatattttcttcttatagaAGAGACCACACCCTTTTGTATGAcatgttttaataaatgttatctgTCAACTttgtaaaagttttgtttttcactatGAGTAGGTGACGACATCTTGTTTGACCCTGGGTTTTACCACCTAAGAATAAAGTTATATGGTGGCCTTTTGGTAAGTAAATGCCAAATAATCTGATATAATGGGCAGTGAGTGACTGCCAGGCTGGCATTTATAGTGACATTTTACACCCCCACCGGCCCCCTTGGGTACTTGGGGTGTGCTAGAGGCTCTCTGTGTGCCCCTCCGGGCCCCCTTGCTGCCATGCACTTCTCTCCAGGAGGCTGGCCACTGTTGACCTGTCCTGGCTTCCTGTCAGGATCCACAGATACTCTGGGAGGAGCCCGGCAGAAGACAGAACAGAGAAGTCAGGGAATTCATTCCCCTGGCTCCCTCCCACCAGCTGTGGGTTGGCGGTGGCTGGTCTTCTCTGCCAAGGCCCACAAGTCCCATCAGGCAACTTCTGGGGGGGTTAGTAGCCACACCCTCCCCTTGTCCATCAAGCCAGTCTCAGTCCTGACTCCTGCTTTTGCCAGGCCTCTGGTACATCGCTGTCCTCATTGGAGTCTCTTAACCCTGCCTACACCCTTTGTAAATAGTCCCTTTATGAAGCTCTCCTCGGTGACTCCATCTGAATGTGCCATCTGTCTCCTGCCAGGACCCTGACTGATAGCTTAGGTGTCCTCATTTTACCGATGAGCCAGCTGTGATTCAGAAAAGTTAGATGAGGTACCAAAGATCATCCAGTGCCCAGAGGAGATCTGAGCCTCTGTGCACGGCCTGTGGATGGCAAGCTTGGCAGTGGGTTTCTCCACTGCTCTGTCAGGCCTCCATGCACATTAGTGTTCATTGGATCTTTGCTTCACTTCTCTTGCCCTCCCCTACGCCCAAAGCTCTGCCCTCGAGAAGCAGCAGCGGTGCTCTTTCAAAGTCTGCAAGCGCTACGTATTTCCTACCAACAGCTCATTACCAGAGACACTGCTTGTTTTAGACCAAACTCAACCACCTTCCCACACAAACCTTCTGTTACCACTGTTTGTTGTGAggttcttcccctcccctttgcTGATTCCGAAGCCAACTACAGATTGCCTCAGCTAGCTTAGCCATTTTCTGTATGGGGAAGAAGTCACccagaaaaaaaacacttctagCCTTTATTTGAGGCAGGGCCTGTCCATCCTGACAAAGGACGAGTAGCTCAGCCCCTGGAGCACAGTGACCTCTCTAACCCCCACTTTCAGCTCTGCAGAGGACCCTGCCAAGGCCCTGGTTACCAGCCATGCACATCTGGGAAGCAGGTATCCCCACAGCACATGTATCTCCCCAGGGTGGAAGCTGGTGGGGTTGAAGGAGAGCAGCGCTGCAGTGcttgggaggagaaagaagacgGAGCGGTTCATTTGTGTTTGGGAACAGAAGGGGGTGGGATGTGAGGGGTGTTACCCACATGGAGCATTTAACACCTGTGCAGTTATTTTGATTCCATCACAGTCAGCTCAGGGACTGCTACTTCCCATCCAACCACCGAAGCGTTCCTTCAGACAGTTCCCATCCCTGGGCATCTTGGAGGGTGCAGGGCTCTAGAATTTACTTCATCAGTGGACCAGTCAGCAGGTCATTTGAAATGAGGTAAGTTTGAACTTGCTGTAACAGTCTGTTATTCCATAAATGATGTAAAATATGTTCTTTCTCAGTGCACATAAGTGAAGGATAAGAACTCTGTGCCCTTGCTTCCAACTCTTAggttctttttaagaaaatgctcTAAAGTTCAGTGATTGAAGATGGgtgcaaataacatttttttcctttaacaggGAAACAGCGAagtaggagtggggagaggagtCTTGGAGACTTTTTCTGAACTGGTTTGGCTTGTTTGAATCAAAACCAGTTTTCCTGGTGCgctggctcacgcttgtaatcccagcactttgggggtgctgaggcgagcagatcacctgagttcaagagcaacctggccaacatggtgaaaccccat
The sequence above is a segment of the Saimiri boliviensis isolate mSaiBol1 chromosome 2, mSaiBol1.pri, whole genome shotgun sequence genome. Coding sequences within it:
- the ZBTB43 gene encoding zinc finger and BTB domain-containing protein 43; its protein translation is MEPGTNSFRVEFPDFSSTILQKLNQQRQQGQLCDVSIVVQGHIFRAHKAVLAASSPYFCDQVLLKNSRRIVLPDVMNPRVFENILLSSYTGRLVMPAPEIVSYLTAASFLQMWHVVDKCTEVLEGNPTVLCQKLNHGSDHQSPSSSSYNGLVESFELGSGGHTDFPKAQELRDGENEEESTKDELSSQLTEHEYLPSNSSTEHDRLSTEMASQDGEEGASDSAEFHYTRPMYSKPSIMAHKRWIHVKPERLEQACEGMDVHAAYDEHQVTESINSVQTEHTVQPSGVEEDFHIGEKKVEAEFDEQADESNYDEQVDFYGSSMEEFSGERSDGNLIGHRQEAALTAGYSENIEMVTGIKEEASHLGFSATDKLYPCQCGKSFTHKSQRDRHMSMHLGLRPYGCGVCGKKFKMKHHLVGHMKIHTGIKPYECNICAKRFMWRDSFHRHVTSCTKSYEAAKAEQNTTEAN